The genome window ATGACTGTTGACTCACATCAGTACTGAACATCCTACAGACCTGGAAAAACTTAAAATTCACTCGTgtaaaatgcttatattaaatgtgtgtgtgtgtgagtgtgtgtgtgtgtgtgagtgtgtgtgtgtgagactctcAATAGCAATCAGCTCAAAGAGGTGATTTCAGCATTActctacattatacacacatttgTACTATTTGAAAACAATaagctgtgtgtgcgtgtgtgtgtgcatgtgtgtgtgcatgtgtgtgtgtgcgtgtgtgcatgtgtgtatgtgtgaagtgAAACCTCAGGATTCTGTAAACATCAGTAAAACGTGTTTTTTGCGAAGTCACATGAGAGTGAGACTGAGACAGCAGTGTGAGTTCTCTGTCCTGTGGGCCACGCCCTGACGCCCTGACGCCCTGACGCCCTGACGTCCTGACGCCCTGACGCCTGACAGTTTCGAAGTCGTAGCAAAATCTGGCTAGGAGGTCACACAGCGTTAATATACATATGTTTTTCGGCGACGCCCACCTGATGAGGAGTAACGAGAAGGGGCGGTACTTACACGGCTCCTGGACGTACAAGAGGAACTTGGTCCCCCCTGGTAAGTTCTCAAAGTCGGTGTATGTTTCATCGTAGAACACACACTCGTACATGTCGGTGTCGTAGCTCTGCAGGTTCTCGATGCTCACGTTCACGACCCTCCTGCTGCCATCAGTCTGGTCCGTGATGCGATTCCTCAGCCTGTCGTCTTTGACACTGGGCATGGTATCGAAGTTGTGGTAGAAGACCTCCTCCTTGTTCAGCCAGGAGCGGTTCAGAGAAAACGCAAACGGCTTGATGGTCTCTTTAGGAGACACGCAGGAGAGCACGACGGAGGCGTTGCACTGGGCGTGGAGATAGATCACGTTGGCAAACACtggagagaaaacacacaccgAGGTTAAAGAACCGGACCGAGGGTCCAGCCAGCCGGGGTGGGGTTGCTCCTCCCCTTAAGCCCCGCCCATAACATttcaatatataattataataacaatctaataattgacatttaaataattgacTTTCGCACTCGTCAACATAGACACTACAAATGCGAAAGTATGTGCGCCCCTGTCCATCACGTGCATACAGTACGTTCTGATGTTTTAAACATCTCGTTACAGATTTGTTCCCCGTGTTTCTCGTTATAACACACTCCACTCGTCTCAGAAGGCCTTCTGCCAGATCTTGGAGCGCGGCTGTGCGGTTTAGTGATCATTCACACGTTATTGATCTGATCTCAGTGTGGGTCAGGGCTCTGCGCAGGACACTCGAGTACCTCCACTGGAAACACACGCTTGCTGGTTTTGGGGATCTCTGAGTCACacattgagaaagagagagagacagagagaaacagacggTTCTGTGCAGTCGTGCGTTTCCTGCCTTGCggtaacagtttggggaagaaacGTTCAAGAGTGatggtcaggggtgcacatactttcgCCCACATGTTGTATTGCAACACAAATTTTCAGGCGCATGTTCGCAGCAAACAAGCGCCATCATGAAGCttaagggcaaaaaaaaattaaaatatttaaaatatatacttaatacaaatttattttaaaaaggatgaagacctgttgtgtgtgtgtgtgtgtgtgtgtgtgtgtgtgtgtgtgagtgtgtgtgacggAGAAACTAAAGGAAGATTCTGGAACCTCACGCTGTTCAGGTCATTACGGGAAACCTTTAATTATCAGGAGATCAGGactgagttattattattaacgaGGGCATCATTAACACTTTCTGCGCGTTCATGTTTATTTTCCACTCGCactttattaacattaatacaaataataataaataaataagttaccTTTCggattaataatataataataattatataataataataataataataataatataataataataataataatgctttttcttttctatttctatttctttttttttacatgtttctctttctctctctgtctttcccgctctatctgtttctttttgtgtataaattaataaataaatcttttctgGTTATAAATCTAGATTTTCTTCTGTTCTattttttctctcgctctctcttcgtctgtctctatttctttctttctgtctttcctcctctctttttctgtttgtccTTCTTACTATCTGTCTATattaatatctctctctctctctctctctctctctctctttttggtccacaatgtaaattaaaaagcGTCGACATTTCTGATCATTCAGCCatcaaaacaatttaaatcGCAATAAAACAATTATCCAGATCATTAAATCCTTATGACCTCCAGCGCGCGAGTCACAGATCACAGGCTCTTAAActgacagtaaataaataaataaataaataaataaataaatcagaacatttttttttatatctgaaTAAAACCGGATTGTTTTAGACTGAAAACTTAAAGTGTCTTTAAAACTCTATCAGAATTTCCCCCCTGAGATTAAAACGtgttccatttaaaaaaaaaaaaacatcttttttaaatttcctttaACATTCTTAGAAAAAgggcagataaaaaaaaactttattgcattttaaacaaatgttagTAAAAAACATTCTCTGTAAATTGTGTAAAATCTGATCAGGAAGGAAAATTTACACAATAAAGGAAGCAAGACTGCAGCAACAACAAGCATCAGTAATGTTTTAAAGTCctgcttttaaatgttttacagacattataataattatttttatatgtttgtttatttgttttaaataggaTGTTTTCTAAACATCTGAGACAAAAATCAGAAAACATATTTGGTTCCAAATCAGGATGAAATAAGAGCGAAGCACAAattaatcgtgtgtgtgtgtgtgtgagtgtgtaataaACACCAGCAtgtcttaaacacacactctaTGCTCATGCTAGACCTCATGAAAAGCTgcataacacactcacacactcacacacacacacacacacacacgtccagattattttatatgaaattaaAGTTACCTGTGTGTATGAAGCTCAGGACGAGGCAGACTGAAACACGCAGCCACGTCTCCAtccctctgtctctgtgtgtgtgtgtgtgtgtgtgtgtgagtgactctCACCCGAGCACCCGAGTAAAACTGACTCCagcgctggtgtgtgtgtgtgtgtgtgtgtgtatgtgggtgaaATGGGGCAAGAACAGGAAATCCTAGTTAGTTTCAGTGGCTCACACAACCGTTACAcagaagaagcaaaaaaaaaagaaaaccacaaaGTAACAGCTGCTGTGTTTCACAGAATTTTTGAACATCTcactttttttcattcttttttttttgtatgaaataataataattataattaaaaaaagcttaataAATCAGTTGGAGCTAAAAGATGTCGAGTGATGTAGTCTGATCAGTAGTCTTCTTATCCACTgaaccttaacacacacacacacacacacacacacggtttacCTCTGAGACTTTCTTCCTTTACCTGTCAGATGTTTAAATTTCCggcaacaaaacagtaaaactgAATAAACTTGAAAAAGTGAGAAGGAGTTTCTGCCGTGTGACTCGCTGCACTGCGCTTGTGTTTCCTTCGATATCAACTAATAAGCGCAAGGGTAcacaaaataacttaaaatatttaataataataataactaaaataataaaaaataattttaaaaaagggataattaattaaaattaataaaaatgtcattatgATTATTCAGGGCCTGGTTGGGAACAACAGcttttaagaaataaacaaagtaaaaaactttttttaaaaaaaactttaagggCCTCGATAGTGAAGGCAATCaactaaaaaaaaggaaaaaaaaaaaaaacatatacatacatatatcaCAATGAAATTTTTatcaatatacactcacctaaaggattattaggaacacctgttcaatttctcattaatgcaattatctaatcatccaatcacatggcagttgcttcaatgcatttaggggtgtggtcctggtcaagacaatctcctgaactccaaactgaacgtcagaatgggaaagaaaggtgatttaagcaattttgagcgtggcatggttgttggtgccagacgggccggtctgagtatttcacaatctgatcagttactgggattttcacacacaaccatttctagggtttacaaagaatggtgtgaaaagggaaaaacatccagtatgtggcagtcctgtgggcgaaaatgccttgttgatgctagaggtcagaggagaatgggccgcctgattcaagctgatagaagagcaactttgactgaaataaccactcgttacaaccgaggtatgcagcaaagcatttgtgaagccacaacacgcacaaccttgaggcggatgggctacaacagcagaagaccccaccgggtaccactcatctccactacaaataggaaaaagaggctacaagttgcacgagctcaccaaaattggacagttaaagactggaaaaatgttgcctggtctaatgagtctcgatttctgttgagacgttcaaatggtagagtcagaatttggcgtaaacagaatgagaacatggatccatcatgccttgttaccactgtgcaggctggtggtggtggtgtaatggtgtgggggatgttttcttggcacactttaggccccttagtgcaaattgggcatcgtttaaatgccacgggctacctgagcattgtttctgaccatgtccatccctttatgaccaccatgtctccatcctctgatggctacttccagcaggataatgcaccatgtcggTGATCAGTCTGTGAGAGCGTACTGTACGGACGCCCAGGTGGCTCTGatgccttcagctcttctgcgttGCCTGGTCTGTCGATTGTGCACATTTTTctaccaattttttttcctttcattaaaCCTTTTGTGTCCAtgtgatcatcttctggacaactgtcaggtcagcaTGATGATGTGGCCCACTGAACCAGACGGAGatcatttaaaggctcaggaacctctgcaggtgttttgagttaattaccGATTAGAGTGTCGCACTATGACTCTCCaaaatgaactttttcacaatattctagaTCTCTGAAGACACTTAACTTTGGGTTTTTATTAGCTGTAAGTCATAAATatcacaattaaaataaacacaatatatcagtctgtgtgtgataAATCTATAGAATATATGAGTTGAACTTTTTGAATTGaagtttaatttatatataattaatataatggttaattggcgttcccaattgtgtgtatgtgtgtgtgtgccctgtgatggattggcaccctgtccagggtacaCCCCGCCTTCGCCCCCACGAACctcaatacaggataaagtggtgtagagGAGTGAgtgaatgtatatatatatatatatatacacactacaacAGAAATTAATTGTATGCAtgtaatttctctctctctctctacagtgtttatcctgtacagggtctcaGGGGTGGGGTACAatctggacaaggtgccaatctattATAGGACAAACGAgcatgggcacacacacacacacacacacgcagtaaacctggaggtgtgaggtgactGAGCCACACGAACCAGTAATAAACCTACTGAACGTCTACTTTCATTAGAAAaagctattaatttttttttatgaatataatatatataaaaattaaactaatatattacTAATGAAAGCaagatatataaattaataaattagaaaaCTCTGCagccgtttaaaaaaaagtaatctggctctcaaaacaaaaccacacaaatatattattattattattatagtgagATTCAGGCTAATTAAATATTATGAGCAGTTATGAGGCCATGAACACCAATGTAAATTGAGGACAGACCTGGCttgacagagacacacacacacacacacacacaaatcaagaAGGAACAACTAAAGTTTATTATCCatgtttcaaaaataaaaaaggtccaAAGATACAGCTGTAAACTGTTTACTGAGATACACTTACTCTTTTCTCTCACGCTctcttttactcacacacatacacacacaggaagtAGGCATGTGATGAAAGAGCTCACACTGGAATGTGTCGAAATGTGACTATGatttaataccaaaaaaaaaaaaaggaaaaagggcaGGTATGTTAGCGGTCTGGTTGGTGAGAGCTGGAAGTTGTGGGTCACCCCAaatctctccacacacacacaaacacacacacagagagtaaATGACGCCTTGCACCAACTTCCTGCTGCAGCCACACTCCTGATCTCACTACACTTAAGAagtgattttatatttataatagaaaaaaaaaaacaccaacaacaagaAAGATTTTCTTTGCGCttcctgtgtgtgcgtgtgtgtaagagagagagacacacacaccatcccCTGACTCAGCACACGCCTACgatgattatgattataatgCGCCGTGGCTCCGCCTCCACCAGCGTCGTCCCACGACTCCACTCCGTCTTCATGGTGATgacatcattattatcattagtgTGAGCGCCGACACTGTTACAGCTTTAGACCaggaaaaactaaataaaagtcTATCATGAGACTCGGCCTCGGGTGTGCGAGCGCCGCACTgcgtttgtatgtgtgtgtgtgtgtgtgtgtgtgtgtgtgtgtgtgtgtgtgtgtgagactctcTGTCCATTTTGGTTGTTTCAGCAGAAAACAAAGGGGCGTGTCACGGGCGTGTCAGTATCGGCTCATGCCCTGGAACTGAGGCACCTGTCCGTACGCCGGCATGTAACCAGGCATCCCCTGAGGAGGCGCGCCATactgacctacacacacacacacacacacagagagaagtTAAACACAATATACAAACAGAACGTCACACTGATTATCATctttagaaaatataaataaagagtgatgacatcatcaaaaGTGGACCAACaacctttatgtttttttttttttctttaaacattttagtagtgTGAATTTTTCACACTAGCAGCAACAGGTTCCtccgaggtgcttatgttaccatggcaacCCGTTGCTGTGCTccgtgtctgtgcgtgtgtgtagtgTACGAGCGACTCACCGTGCATGGGGTGTCTGAGAGGAGGCTGCTGTGGAGGTAACGACCCCACCGGTGCACCAGGGGGCGCTGCAGCAGCTACAGGCGGCCCGGGCCGAGGAGGAATCAACCTCTGATACCTAGGCAGCTGAGCTCGTCTCTCCTCCTGCACCGAcattgagacacacacacacatgatgatcacacactgcacacactagAACACTTCGATTTACTACttaacaataaaatacaaacatctAAAAACGTTAATGCTTTAATAACGAAGCTAAGAAAcctctaaaacacacaaacacgtgtGTACAGATTAGAGCTGTAAGGTTAAACCCGAGCCGGCGTGAAGAGAGAAACCCGGTTGTCATTACTTACTGTCAAATATAAAGAGGATAAATCGGGAGGGGCGTCTCCGAGCACTTACCAGCGAGATATCCTCATCAGGGTGCATCAACTTACTGGTAGCACTGGAGCTGGAGACGGCGGCCGGCTTAGCGGAGACCGCTGGGGGGGCGGCTTTAGCCGCAGTGCTACTAGCAGGACCGGAGGAAGAGGAGGCGGGGGACGAAGAGGGCGCCGGAGGCTGGGTGTAGGCCGGGAACGTCGCTTTGGGAGGATCGGCGTTGTTGGGAACCGGCTGCTGAgcctagagagagagacacacacacacacaggggtgccaatactttcaCATTAACATTTGACCACTACATTACGAACTCACAGGACAGGACGATTCGGTTCTCAGTacaattttttacaataaatttcttacatttttttaattctgcatttaatataaagaaaatttctgcaaagaataattaaaataattaattttaaaataagtaagcttttttttaaagcttttttatgATTAACTACAAATTGGCTAAAGTTTCAtctaattttctaaaaaaatgaaagttaaaaaaatgtgatccacagatgaaaaagtaaattgtttaaata of Clarias gariepinus isolate MV-2021 ecotype Netherlands chromosome 6, CGAR_prim_01v2, whole genome shotgun sequence contains these proteins:
- the cd7al gene encoding cd7 antigen-like; protein product: METWLRVSVCLVLSFIHTVFANVIYLHAQCNASVVLSCVSPKETIKPFAFSLNRSWLNKEEVFYHNFDTMPSVKDDRLRNRITDQTDGSRRVVNVSIENLQSYDTDMYECVFYDETYTDFENLPGGTKFLLYVQEPCPNLCTCTLYTPLLFSLSAAAGLLFFIILILTAVHCVRTGDGGQMKVPLPIPIYEEMNGMREKGNSRALDDDISALYVRPKKENPYSN